The following proteins are encoded in a genomic region of Lachnospiraceae bacterium KM106-2:
- a CDS encoding leader peptidase: MRYVVIMIGLIIGAIGVVLYDNKDLWKKHLSIGEFMRDSCLVRKNGMISFCLIIIGGFLLGILSLLYYKHNTYHVVKNLFIYTFLIPVAYTDYKKQIIPNKLVLTGLIAFAVTFLFDLVIYRPGLILEAKTSVFGLLLGGGVFLLCNVLSRNSVGMGDVKLFSVLGLIMGWTGVFNLLFFTILIAAVGGIFLLITRKKNKNALLPLGPFTLLGMTVSLLLGI, from the coding sequence ATGAGATATGTAGTAATAATGATTGGCCTGATAATTGGAGCGATAGGAGTAGTTCTCTATGATAATAAAGATCTATGGAAGAAGCATTTATCAATAGGAGAATTCATGCGTGATTCTTGTCTTGTAAGAAAGAACGGAATGATAAGTTTTTGTCTCATAATCATTGGTGGTTTTTTACTTGGTATCCTAAGTTTATTATATTACAAACATAATACCTATCATGTGGTAAAGAATTTGTTTATCTACACATTTCTTATTCCAGTTGCTTATACCGATTATAAGAAACAGATTATTCCTAATAAATTGGTGTTAACTGGATTAATCGCTTTTGCTGTGACGTTTCTATTTGATCTTGTGATCTATCGTCCGGGATTGATCTTAGAGGCAAAAACTTCGGTTTTTGGTTTATTGCTAGGTGGAGGAGTCTTCCTTCTTTGCAATGTATTATCAAGAAATAGTGTTGGTATGGGGGATGTGAAATTATTTTCTGTTCTTGGATTGATCATGGGATGGACCGGTGTCTTTAATCTATTATTTTTTACAATCTTAATTGCGGCAGTCGGTGGTATTTTCTTATTGATCACTAGAAAGAAAAATAAAAATGCATTGCTCCCTCTGGGACCATTTACGCTACTTGGAATGACAGTATCTTTATTACTAGGAATCTAG
- a CDS encoding protein serine/threonine phosphatase PrpC, regulation of stationary phase, with amino-acid sequence MNYLTYAASDVGIRKATNQDSLTLKTGNTCLGPLTFAVICDGMGGLQKGEVASATVIEAFSSWFYNELPNVIQNSDLEQSIRRRWAEILKEANQNLQEYGKKCGFELGTTITAMLFIGDDYYMLNLGDTRAYEIGDQVVQLTKDHSFIAREMAMGRMTPEQAKTDPRRNVLLQCVGASKKIAPDITYGKVRQDTVYLLCSDGFRHEITEREMLHYLSPKQLNSRNDMEQNAMYLIELNKSRKEQDNISVILVRSY; translated from the coding sequence ATGAATTATCTTACATATGCTGCATCAGATGTGGGTATCAGAAAAGCAACCAATCAGGATAGTTTAACATTAAAGACAGGTAATACATGTCTTGGTCCCCTTACTTTTGCAGTAATCTGCGATGGAATGGGCGGTCTTCAAAAAGGAGAAGTAGCAAGTGCGACGGTGATCGAAGCTTTCTCCAGCTGGTTTTATAACGAGTTACCCAATGTAATACAGAATTCTGATCTAGAGCAATCAATTCGAAGACGCTGGGCAGAGATACTTAAGGAAGCAAATCAGAATCTTCAAGAGTACGGAAAAAAATGCGGATTTGAACTTGGTACTACGATCACAGCAATGCTTTTTATCGGTGATGATTATTATATGCTTAATTTAGGTGATACAAGAGCTTATGAGATAGGTGATCAGGTGGTACAGTTAACCAAAGATCATTCTTTTATTGCAAGAGAGATGGCTATGGGAAGGATGACACCGGAACAAGCCAAGACGGATCCTAGAAGAAATGTTTTATTACAGTGTGTCGGAGCATCAAAAAAGATCGCTCCAGATATCACATATGGGAAAGTAAGACAAGATACGGTCTATCTTTTATGTAGTGATGGATTTCGACATGAGATAACAGAAAGAGAAATGTTACATTATCTTTCTCCCAAGCAGCTAAATAGTAGAAATGATATGGAACAAAATGCAATGTATCTGATCGAGTTAAATAAGAGTAGGAAGGAACAGGACAATATCTCAGTGATTTTAGTTCGAAGTTATTAG
- a CDS encoding Flp pilus assembly protein TadB, whose amino-acid sequence MGLLKKKEPYIEKKGITGECKDYHVYHMPLWERSLYMLIGGAVGFVVGWIFYESKMVSIIVGIICAFGFVPIRRDKIIEKRKNKLTMQFKDFLESLATSIGAGSNITDALLGAEKDMIVQYTNNSDIVKELKIINGGIRNNIGVEALLLDFADRSDIDDIRSFANVFDTCYRKGGDMSDVIKNTHQILSDKIEILLEIKTVVSGNKNQQNIMMVMPIMFVFLLKGFGNMIDMHSLKGTMATTIAIFMFAISYFIGKKILDIKI is encoded by the coding sequence ATGGGATTACTGAAAAAGAAAGAACCTTATATTGAGAAGAAAGGAATTACCGGGGAATGTAAGGATTATCATGTCTATCATATGCCTCTGTGGGAACGATCGCTTTATATGTTGATCGGAGGAGCGGTAGGTTTTGTGGTAGGCTGGATCTTTTATGAAAGTAAGATGGTCTCTATTATCGTTGGGATTATTTGTGCATTCGGTTTTGTACCAATTCGCAGAGACAAAATAATTGAGAAGAGAAAGAATAAGCTCACGATGCAATTTAAGGATTTCTTGGAATCTTTAGCTACCTCTATTGGTGCGGGATCTAATATAACAGATGCGCTTCTTGGAGCAGAAAAGGATATGATCGTTCAATATACCAACAACAGTGATATCGTGAAGGAATTGAAGATCATCAATGGCGGTATTCGAAATAATATCGGAGTTGAGGCACTTTTGCTTGATTTTGCTGATCGATCCGATATTGACGATATTCGAAGTTTTGCAAATGTTTTTGACACCTGTTACCGCAAAGGTGGAGATATGAGCGATGTAATTAAAAATACGCATCAGATCTTATCAGATAAGATTGAAATACTTTTAGAAATCAAGACAGTAGTATCAGGAAATAAAAATCAGCAGAATATTATGATGGTAATGCCGATCATGTTTGTCTTTCTATTAAAAGGTTTTGGAAATATGATCGATATGCATAGCCTAAAAGGAACAATGGCTACAACCATAGCAATTTTCATGTTCGCAATTTCTTACTTTATTGGAAAGAAAATCTTAGATATTAAGATTTAG